ACTTCAGGAACTGATCGAATGGCATTCCCGATATGATCTCTATGAAGTACCCCAGCACATCCAGTCCCTCGCTATAGGTATATTTGGTTCCAGGCTCGTGATGCAGAGGGAGCTTTGCCAGCTTCTTAATGTTATCGCTGATTCGGACTGGCTCTGTGGTAAAAAGGTCCACAATCCCCGCTTTTTGGTAGATCATTTTCATCTGCTCATTACCATCAATCATGCCATACCCTAGCCCAGAGGTGTGAGTGAGCAGATGTCGTATAGTGATTTCACGCGGTGAAGGTCGTGCAGAAAAAGTAGAATCTTGATATCGAAATCCAGTCAAAATCTGAGGATTAGCAAACTCCGGAATATACTTGGATATGGGATCATCTAATTGAAACTTACCTTCCTCCCATAGCATCATCACAGCGGTAGAAGTGATGGCTTTGGTCTGGGATGCGATGCGAAAGATCTGGTCTTTTGCCATTTTTTCCCCAGTAGCCACATCTGCCATTCCCTTGGCCTCGTGATAGACAATTTGACCATCCTTCACCACCAATGCCACCAAGCCAGGCACCTGATTTGAAGTTAAAGCTTCTGCGAGCATTTGGTCTATCCTATGGATTCGCTCTACGGAAATTCCATCGGCAGATTGATTGCCTGCCGGCGTGAGAACTATGCTGGGATTTTGGGCAAAAACTGCTATTCCCACCAAAAAGGCCAGGCAAGCAGTAAACAGAGAAAATTTGATTTTCATAGGTTCTGGGTTTGATTTTAAAAAGGAAGTTAAAAAATCAAGCGTAATATCTACCCGAACCCCAATAAAAAAGCTGGCCGATGAATTCACATCGACCAGCTAGATTTTTTCTATTTAGAAATTCTGCTTATTCCAGTTCGAAGTAATACTCCGTTCCGTCTTGGAACATACCCAAGACTACGATATTTTCATCACCTACTTCCTCCAGGATTTCCAGAAGGTTTTCTACATCGGTAACTTTGATTCTACCTCGCTCGGTAATGATAGATGTAATGATAAAGCCTGGTCTGGCCCCAGAATCACTCCATCTTTCGCCTCCTACGGAGGAGATCAATGCCCCTCCTCCTATTCTTAGCTCCTCTTTCATTGAATCACTCAGGTCTTCGAAGATGACGCCTTGGAATTCATAAGTTTTAGGAATAACCTTTTCCACTATATCTGTATTTCCCGAGAAATTCTTCAGTATAGCAGTGGTTTTTCTAGCTTCTCCATTTCGCAAATATTCCACCTCTACCTCATCTCCAGGTCTTTTTCTAGCTACCATTTCTTGTAGATTGGCCACAGTATTGGTAGTGACACCGTCCACAGCGATGATGATATCCCCTTCTTCTAGTCCGGCTTCTTCTCCTCCACTTCCTTCATTTACACCAGCTACATAAACACCTTGCTCCACTGGAAAATCCTTATCCAGGTACTCTGCCAGTTCCGGTGAAATACTTTGGATTGAGACTCCCAGCAAGCCACGCTGCACAGTTCCATACATCATCAGGTCATCCATTACTTTTTTGACCAAAGTACTCGGTACCGCAAATGAATAACCACTATATGAGCCAGTACGGGATGCAATGGCAGTATTAATACCTATTAATTCTCCGGCAAGGTTCACCAAAGCGCCACCGGAATTACCCGGATTGACCACAGCATCTGTCTGCAGAAAGGATTCTACGGACAAGTTGTTTTCCACCTCTCTTAATATCCCAATATTTCTAGCTTTAGCAGAAATAATCCCTGCTGTTACGGTTGAGTTTAGGTTGAATGGATTCCCTACAGCCAGCACCCATTCTCCGATGCGGGTTTTGTCAGAATCACCAAATTTCACGAAAGGCAAGCCTTCAGCATCTATCTTAAGCAATGCCAAATCGGTAGTAGGATCTGTTCCTATCACCTTGGCTACATAGCGCTTATTGTTTTCCAAAGATATATCCACTTTGGTCGCATCTTCTACCACGTGGTTATTGGTAACAATGTAACCATCTGGCGAGATAATCACACCCGAACCTGAGCTCACAGCACGTGGAGACTGCCTGCCTCCCTGCCCTCTTTGCTGAGGGGGAATACCAAAGAACTCTTCGAAAGGATTAGTCCGGCCTCGAGAAGGGGCAGAATAAGAGATTTCACTTTGAATGTACACTACCGCAGGGGTGACCAGTTCTGCAGAAGCCACAAAATTGATCCCATCCGGGACCGTAAATTCATCGTCGGAAAGCAAGTTGACAAAACTGGCATTTTGCTTTTCGTCAAAGCTAGTGGCATTTTTGGGCTGAATGAGAAAGCTAACGCCTGCCAAAGCGACAATACCTCCAATAATCGAGGCAAGTAGCAGTCCCAGAAAGAATTGTTTTTTGCTCATATTTCCTCCTAATTAAATTTTATTTATTTACGCCATGCATATCCCAAATATTACACCTGAAAAAATACGTCATAAGCCAAATTAACATGAATTAACCGAATTTCGCAGTGTTTAAGTATTTAACCTTACTCCTCAGCATTGATTTAAGATCAGTCAATCCTGCAAGCTGACCAAAGCAGTCAAATTGACAGTTCATTAAACTATTCTTTATAGAAAACTGAGGCAAACCAAAGAATATTAAGGGCATTGCTTGAAAATAATTATCTTAAACTTATCAAAGTCTACCTGAGAGCATGAATCAGGCATATATTACCTTTGAGCTCCCAAGTGATGATTTGATATGCTTAATCAATTTTTAAACTCTACCCCATGATCTCAAGATTGATTCTAGTCCTTTTGATTTTTTCCATGACCTGCAATTTCCTTCTGGCTCAGGATACAATCAATAATGCATCCATAGACAGCATAGCTCAGGACAGTAGCAGAAGCCTAATCTCTAAGATTGAGTCAATAGACAGCTTGTTCATTATTCCTGATAGTCTGGAATCTGTCCCTAGCAGAAAAACAACTGATATAGGCAAAGTGTTTTCAGAAATCATCAATAGAGCTCAGCTCAATGCCATCGCGCTGAATCAAATCAAGATGGAGTTATCTGAGCCGCTTGACACGCTGGAAATGTCAGACAAACTGCCAAGCATCAGAGCTTTTGCAAATACGCTCAAGGAAAAGTCAACGGCGGCTGAAGGACAACATAACCTGAGGTATCTGCAGGGTATGGAAAACCTCATAGATATAGTTAGTGATATCAATAGCCAGTTTGCTGAGGACGTTAAAGACCGGATAGAGGTCCTGACCGATGTGGGCGAGCGTCTGGTGCAAATAAAAACAGACACCGTTTTCAACCTGAGTTTACGTGATACCACACTGATCCCTGCCATCAATCATGAACTTAACCTCCTCCGCCAATCCATCCATACCATAGACAGCAGTTTCCTAGCTCAAGAGATAATTGTGGCTAGATTCCAAGCCAAGATCAGTTCAAATACGGTTACCTTTCTTGAGCTTCAGCAATTAATCAATTCTGAGAGGAAACAACTGGAACATAAAATCTGGACCAAGGAAATCGGCTACCCCTGGGAGCCATCTCACTTTGATGATACGACTACTTTTAATCAAGTAATCAAAGACTCAATTCTCCTCAATTCTGGATTATTACTGATTTACATCCAGAGATTTCCCATCATTTTTAGCCTGGCCATCTTCCTCACCTTTGGACTATATCTGATTTTCAAACGGGTATTAAAGAAAATATCTGATGAAAAGGAATTTGCCAACCTGATATTACAACGGGTGGAGTACTTCGACAAGCACACCTTTTGGTCCACTTTAATTTGCCTTTTGCCATTCTTTCTGATCAGTTTTAATTCCCCTCCATTAGTCTTTGTTTCCATACTCAGTTTGCTGCTGGTGATTGGATCCACTTTTCTGGTCAAAAATCAATTTGGAAAAACCTTTCACCGCTATTGGGTCTTATTTTTAGTCCCTTACATTTTGCTCGCTTATAGCGGACTGCACTGGAAAATCGCCTATCAGGAAAGATGGTATATCATGTTCTCATCCATCATTTTCATCCTTATGGGATACCTGGTTTGGAAAGATGTCAAGGACAAGGAATTTGCGGGCGCAGGCCTGTTGAAGCTGGTGGCGCTTTTTATGATTTTACTGGAAGTCTTTGGCTTGGCTGCAAATATCCTGGGCAGATTCAACCTGGCCAAAATTTACACTGTCACCGGGGTGGTGAGTTTTTACAGGGCTGTTGGCTTATACCTCTTTGTCCAAGCATGTCTGGAAGCTGTGTACCTTTTGATCGAATACAGCAAAAAAGAGAATGACGGCTTTACTTCTTATTTCGATTTTCAAGATTTACAGAAAAGAATGAAAGGAGGGCTATCTATCGTGGCCACTATCTTCTGGATCTATGGAGTACTTTGGAATTTGGGGTACTTTGACCAGCTATTCTCCTCGATGGTGGATTTCTTAAGCAAAACCCGTGTGCTTGGAGACACAGAGTTTGAATTTGGAAGCATTTTATTATTTCTTTTCATCCTTTATATATCCACCTTTCTGGCAAATAACATTGCCTATTTCGCTTCCATCAAGGATCAGAAAAATGCCCATTCCAGAAAACAACGCCTAGGAAGTTCAGTACTCCTGATTAGATTAGCTGTGCTGATAGTTGGTTTTTTCATCGGCATGACTGCAGCGAAAATCCCATTTGATAAGATAGCCATTGTGTTGGGTGCATTATCGGTAGGTATTGGGTTTGGACTTCAGACCATCATCAACAATCTCGTGTCGGGTATCATCCTGGCTTTCGAAAGACCCATTCAGATCGGAGATGAGATTCAGGTAGGACAAAACAGCGGAACTGTCAAAGATGTGGGCATACGAGCCAGTAAAATCAGGGCTTATGATGGGTCTGAGATAATAGTCCCGAATGGAGACCTACTGTCCCAGAGCCTGATCAACTGGACGCTTTCTGACAAAAAACGGAGAGTAGAACTCATCATTGGCGTAGGGTATGGCTCAGACATGAAGCTAGTCAAATCCATTTTAGAAAACATCTTGCAGGAATCTGATGTTCTCAAAGTCCCAAATCCAAGAGTGTACATGCAGACTTTCAATGACAACTCCGTGGATTTCAGGGTATTGTTTTGGGTGGAAAACATGGACGTTTGGCTGGACTGCAGGTCAACGGTCATGACTGCTATTTTTGAAAAATTTGCTGAAAATGGAATTGAAATCCCATTCCCAAAAAGAGACCTATACATCAAGTCTCTACCGGGCAACTGGAAGGAAACAATCTCCAAACCCAATGAGGAAATTTCGCCGGATGATTCGGAACCAAAGGAGTAAAAAAAATCCCCTGAAGCCTAGCTACAGGGGATAATTACACTAACGAAAAAGACTAATACTATTATGATCTTTTGACGTTGATGGCATTTGGCCCTTTTTTGCCATCCTTGATGTCATAGGTTACTTTGTCATTCTGAGTGATTTGATCTACCAATCCGGTCGCGTGTACGAATACTTCGCTTTGAGACTCATCGTCAACGATGAATCCGAACCCTTTGGCTTCATTGTAGAATTTTACTGTTCCGGTAAACATAATAAATTGTGATAAAATGGAATTGAAAGAGCGTTAAAAGTAAATATTCGTTTAAAAAAAACAAAATAATCATTCTTATTTTCAGGATATGAAGAAAATAATTTTGATACGACATGGGAAATCAGCCTGGAATTATCCAGAACTGACGGATCACGAAAGACCATTAGCCGAAAGAGGTCTAAGAGATGTCCCAAAAATGGCCGCAAGACTGAAAGAGAAAGGAATTTACCCTGATCTAATTCTCTCTTCCACAGCGGTAAGGGCAGCGCATACCGCTATAATTATGGCCGAAGGCTTAGCCATAAATCCGGACAAAATAAGCTACCAGGATAATTTGTACCATTCTTCCGCAGGCTTATTACGAAAAATTCTCCAAGGCCAAGATGATCAACATTCCCTCATTTTCATGGTGGGACATAATCCGGGAATGAATGAATTGATCTGGAGCCTAGGTGGAGATATAGAAAACCTACCGACTTCAGGAATTTTTGGGTTTAAAATCCAAGCTGCCCACTGGCTAAACTTCAAGCCTGAGCATGTAGAACCTTGGTTTTTTGATTATCCTAAGAAAGCTCTTTAAGGCAGTTCAAAATCCCTGACATCCTGAATCACCTCGGTGAACTGATGTTCATTTTCAAGCATGTGGCTGATTTTTGATGCTACTTGTTCTGGTGAACTCAAATCTCCATTGCTTTTGTAGCTTTTGAATCGCTCAATCTCCGGAAAATCCAAAGCTGAAGCTTGCCGGATTTCGTCCTGCATCTGGGTGTCCACGATCCCCGGTGCCACGCTGAAAAATCTGAATTCAGCATCGCTATTTTCTTTGGCAGCCACTTTCGTAAACATGGCTATGGCTGCTTTGGTACTACAGTATCCACCCCAGCCCTGCATAGGCTTGTGGGAAGCTCCCGAGCTCACATTGCAAATGATCTTTTTGCCTTGATACGCTTTGTATTTGGCTATAAAAGCGTTGGTCAGATACATGGGAGCCAATAAATTCACATTCACCTGAGATCTTAACTTTTTTACCATCAAGCTTCCTATTGGCTTGATTTCTCCGATCCACCCGGCATTATTGATCAGAATTACCTGCTCATAATCCCCATCGGGAAGTAGCTCTTCCATACGGGATTCTAGGACATCTAGCTCGCCAAGGTCAAGACTCACCTCTGTGAGGTTGGGTCTATCCAAATCCAATTTGGAACGTGAAATCGCCAAGATTTGGAAGTTTTCCTTGGCTAGGTAATTATCCAGTATAGCGCGGCCTAAGCCTTGGCTATGCCCGGTTAGGATTAAGAGTGATTTCTTCATAGTGGGGTGATTGAAGATTGGCTCTATATTATAAAATATATTGGGAAAGGTCACGGTTTTGTACCAAAGTACTTAAGCGATCTTGGACCATTTCTCTGGTAACCATGATTTTTGAATTGGCAGTGATGGTATCTGGCACATCGAAGAGAAAGTCATTCAACAACTGACTCATCACGGTATGAAGTCTCCTTGCACCTATATTTTCCACTTCCTGATTGATCAGG
This genomic window from Algoriphagus sp. TR-M9 contains:
- a CDS encoding SDR family NAD(P)-dependent oxidoreductase, translating into MKKSLLILTGHSQGLGRAILDNYLAKENFQILAISRSKLDLDRPNLTEVSLDLGELDVLESRMEELLPDGDYEQVILINNAGWIGEIKPIGSLMVKKLRSQVNVNLLAPMYLTNAFIAKYKAYQGKKIICNVSSGASHKPMQGWGGYCSTKAAIAMFTKVAAKENSDAEFRFFSVAPGIVDTQMQDEIRQASALDFPEIERFKSYKSNGDLSSPEQVASKISHMLENEHQFTEVIQDVRDFELP
- a CDS encoding cold-shock protein; translated protein: MFTGTVKFYNEAKGFGFIVDDESQSEVFVHATGLVDQITQNDKVTYDIKDGKKGPNAINVKRS
- a CDS encoding mechanosensitive ion channel family protein translates to MISRLILVLLIFSMTCNFLLAQDTINNASIDSIAQDSSRSLISKIESIDSLFIIPDSLESVPSRKTTDIGKVFSEIINRAQLNAIALNQIKMELSEPLDTLEMSDKLPSIRAFANTLKEKSTAAEGQHNLRYLQGMENLIDIVSDINSQFAEDVKDRIEVLTDVGERLVQIKTDTVFNLSLRDTTLIPAINHELNLLRQSIHTIDSSFLAQEIIVARFQAKISSNTVTFLELQQLINSERKQLEHKIWTKEIGYPWEPSHFDDTTTFNQVIKDSILLNSGLLLIYIQRFPIIFSLAIFLTFGLYLIFKRVLKKISDEKEFANLILQRVEYFDKHTFWSTLICLLPFFLISFNSPPLVFVSILSLLLVIGSTFLVKNQFGKTFHRYWVLFLVPYILLAYSGLHWKIAYQERWYIMFSSIIFILMGYLVWKDVKDKEFAGAGLLKLVALFMILLEVFGLAANILGRFNLAKIYTVTGVVSFYRAVGLYLFVQACLEAVYLLIEYSKKENDGFTSYFDFQDLQKRMKGGLSIVATIFWIYGVLWNLGYFDQLFSSMVDFLSKTRVLGDTEFEFGSILLFLFILYISTFLANNIAYFASIKDQKNAHSRKQRLGSSVLLIRLAVLIVGFFIGMTAAKIPFDKIAIVLGALSVGIGFGLQTIINNLVSGIILAFERPIQIGDEIQVGQNSGTVKDVGIRASKIRAYDGSEIIVPNGDLLSQSLINWTLSDKKRRVELIIGVGYGSDMKLVKSILENILQESDVLKVPNPRVYMQTFNDNSVDFRVLFWVENMDVWLDCRSTVMTAIFEKFAENGIEIPFPKRDLYIKSLPGNWKETISKPNEEISPDDSEPKE
- a CDS encoding trypsin-like peptidase domain-containing protein; translation: MSKKQFFLGLLLASIIGGIVALAGVSFLIQPKNATSFDEKQNASFVNLLSDDEFTVPDGINFVASAELVTPAVVYIQSEISYSAPSRGRTNPFEEFFGIPPQQRGQGGRQSPRAVSSGSGVIISPDGYIVTNNHVVEDATKVDISLENNKRYVAKVIGTDPTTDLALLKIDAEGLPFVKFGDSDKTRIGEWVLAVGNPFNLNSTVTAGIISAKARNIGILREVENNLSVESFLQTDAVVNPGNSGGALVNLAGELIGINTAIASRTGSYSGYSFAVPSTLVKKVMDDLMMYGTVQRGLLGVSIQSISPELAEYLDKDFPVEQGVYVAGVNEGSGGEEAGLEEGDIIIAVDGVTTNTVANLQEMVARKRPGDEVEVEYLRNGEARKTTAILKNFSGNTDIVEKVIPKTYEFQGVIFEDLSDSMKEELRIGGGALISSVGGERWSDSGARPGFIITSIITERGRIKVTDVENLLEILEEVGDENIVVLGMFQDGTEYYFELE
- a CDS encoding serine hydrolase domain-containing protein, whose protein sequence is MKIKFSLFTACLAFLVGIAVFAQNPSIVLTPAGNQSADGISVERIHRIDQMLAEALTSNQVPGLVALVVKDGQIVYHEAKGMADVATGEKMAKDQIFRIASQTKAITSTAVMMLWEEGKFQLDDPISKYIPEFANPQILTGFRYQDSTFSARPSPREITIRHLLTHTSGLGYGMIDGNEQMKMIYQKAGIVDLFTTEPVRISDNIKKLAKLPLHHEPGTKYTYSEGLDVLGYFIEIISGMPFDQFLKSRIFEPLGMKDTGFYLSDSQGERLVTIHHKVDGKWVAFPETFYDPDYPKQGAKTFFSGGAGLSSTAEDYAKFLQMYLNGGAYNGKRLLSPSTIAAIMRNQVGDLLGNGGKDYGLAFGLVDENGVAKGGIGSLGTFDWGGYFNTQYFADPVTNTIGIIMKQTQGSTGDQTGWKFRQMVFSALEE
- a CDS encoding SixA phosphatase family protein, with the protein product MKKIILIRHGKSAWNYPELTDHERPLAERGLRDVPKMAARLKEKGIYPDLILSSTAVRAAHTAIIMAEGLAINPDKISYQDNLYHSSAGLLRKILQGQDDQHSLIFMVGHNPGMNELIWSLGGDIENLPTSGIFGFKIQAAHWLNFKPEHVEPWFFDYPKKAL